The DNA window aatgaagtcAACGAGGCCACGCCGCAAAATGGCGCCGGCCACCGCCGATGCCGGAGACTCCGGAGAAAAGCTGGAACAACTCCTCATTTCTTCCGCTATCTGTAATGGCGAGGACCTCGGTCCTTTCGTCCGCAAAGCGTTCGCTTCTGGTAGGCCTGAAACCCTTCTCCACCACCTCCGTCATTTTTCTCGTTCAAAAGAATCTGAAATCGAAGAAGTTTGCAAGGCTCACTACCAAGATTTCATCCTTGCCGTCGATGATCTTCGATCTCTTCTCTCCGATGTTGATTCTCTCAAATCTTCTCTCTACGACTCCAACTCAAGACTCCAGTCCGTTGGCGGTCCCCTCTTGTCTTCCCTTGACTCCTTCGTCGAAGCACAAAATGTTTCCAAGAACGTGGACTACGCTTTGCAATCGGTGACTTTGTGTATTAAGCTAATGGAGCTCTGCTCAAGAGCTAATCATCACCTCTCAAACGGCAGTTTCTACATGGCCTTGAAATGCTTAGACTCGATTGAGAACGACTTCCAAGACAAAACGCCATCGTCTACTTTAAAAAAGATGCTAGAGAGCAAGATTCCAGAGATTCGATCTCATATCGAGAGAAAAATCAGCAAAGAGTTCGGCGATTGGCTCGTGGAGATTCGCGTGGTGAGTCGCAATTTAGGGCAATTAGCAATCGGACAAGCCTCAGCTGCTAGGCAACGTGCAGAGGATCTGAGAACTAAGCAAAGGCAAGCCGAGGAACAGAGTCGACTCAGCTTGAGAGATTGCGTTTATGCTTTagaagatgatgaagaagaagaaggactTGGAGGGTATGAGAACGAAGGTTATAGTTACGGTAATAACAGCGTGTTAGGGTTTGACTTGACTCCTCTTTATAGAGCTTATCATATTCATCAAACTTTGGGACTCGAAGATCGATTTAAGCAGTATTACTTTGAGAATAGGAAGCTTCAATTAACGTCGGATTTTCAAGTATCTTCTATGACTCCGTTTCTCGAGTCTCATCAAACATTTTTTGCCCAAATTGCGGGGTTTTTTATAGTAGAAGATCGAATTTTAAGGACTGGAGGGGGTTTAATTTCGAAAACGGAGGTTGAGAATTTGTGGGAGACTGCTGTTAGTAAAATGTGCTCTGTCTTAGAGGATCAGTTTTCTAGGATGCAGACTGCCAATCACTTGTTACTGATTAAGGATTATGTGAGTTTGTTAGGAGTTACTTTGCGGAGGTATGGCTACACTGTTGGTGCATTGCTAGATGTTTTGAGTAAGCACAGGGATAAGTACCATGAGTTGTTGTTGTCTGATTGCCGGAAGCAGATTTCAGAAGCATTGGCTGCTGATAAATTTGAGCAGATGTTGATGAAGAAGGAGTATGAGTATTCAATGAATGTTCTATCTTTCCAGATACAAACATCGGATATTATTCCAGCATTTCCTTATGTAGCACCATTTTCATCTACTGTGCCTGATTGTTGTCGGATTGTGAGATCTTTTATTGAAGATTCTGTTAGTTTTATGTCTTATGGTGAGCAGTTGGATTTCTACAATGTTAAGAAGTATTTAGACCGGCTTCTGAGCGAGGTTTTAGATGGGGCTCTTTTGAAGCTTATTAGTTCATCTGTCCATGGGGTTTCTCAAGCAATGCAGGTTGCAGCAAATATGGCTGTTTTTGAGCGTGCTTGTGATTTCTTCTTTCGTCATGCTGCACAGCTTTCAGGCATTCCTTTGAGAATGGTAGAAAAAGGTAAGAGGCAGTTTCCTCTTAACAAATCCCGCGATGCTGCAGAAGAAATGCTTTCCGGGATGCTTAAGACAAAGGTTGATGGTTTCATGACATTGATTGAGAATGTGAACTGGATGACCGATGAACCTTCACAGGGTGGTAATGAATATGTGAATGAGGTCCTAATATATTTGGAGACTCTGGTTTCTACTGCACAACAGATATTGCCACCTCAAGTTCTTAAAAGAGTTCTACAAGATGTTCTTTCTCACATATCAGAGAAGATTGTTTATACTTTACTTGGGGATTTAGTTAAGAGGTTTAATGTAAATGCTATTATAGGGCTTGATGTAGATATTCGCTTGTTAGAATCTTTTGCAGATAACCTGGCTCCTCTGTTTTCTGAAGGGGATGCAAATCAGTTGAAAAATGCACTTGCAGAGTCAAGGCAGTTGATCAATTTGCTTTTGAGCAGTCATCCAGAGAATTTTCTGAATCCGGTAATTAGAGAGAGGAGTTACAATGCCCTGGACTACAGGAAAGTTATGACAATCTCAGAGAAGTTAAGGGACCCTTCAGATCGGCTATTTGGTACCTTTGGGAGCAGGGGTGCCAAGCAGAATTCAAAGAAGAAATCTTTGGATGCATTGATAAAAAGACTCCGGGATGTGAGCTAATTTGGCCTGGAGGAGTTGTATGTATGTCTATGTTCTTTTGCCTGTTGCCTTTGTTGGTTGCAATTGCTGATATCCAGTATATTGCTAGTTTATTTGCTTCATAGATATCAGATGGTTGTCTGCCTCTTTACCTGGTTGTATTAAATCAATAGATGTCAGTTGAAAATTTTGCTTGTATGTATCATTCATTTTGATTTTACTATCAGTTCTATGAAATTCTTTTTTGGGCCATGAGTGATTTTTTCTTACCAGTTGCATGAGCACATTTCGCCATATGTCCAAGTAAAAAGCTGGGTTCTTTGCTTGTATTTTTTCCTCTCTATTGGATGGCAGCCTATAGTATTGGGGCAATGCTTGATCTAGTAGTAGCTTTCAAAGAACATAGCTGATTGCATGCATATAGTTATGTATTTGttgaatgcatacatatatacatatttatgtcTGTAAATGTGTGCATTGGGATAAATTTTATGGGAGTTAGCTTTGTGTTACAATGTAGATTGGTTGGCTAAGAAATTGGTTATACTTGAGAGTGGCTGAAATTTGATAATGATGCTATCTGTGTTGTTTGTAAGACAACAAAAAGATTGCTTTTATGCTGAGCTTAATTGAATAGAAAGGCTAGATAGATTGATTAAATGTGGCTGCAGGAGAAAAAAGAGAACCAGAAGAGGGAAGACAGCATGAATATAAAAACACCACCTGAAATATGATAGTTGTAGAGCTTATTGGCATCATTTGTAATGTAGCAATAAAAAAGAAGCTTTGGAGGGATATGGAATGAAGCTTCAATCATTGGCATTGCACAACATACTGATAGTAATCATATATTGTATTAAGAACTGTAATGTACGCTACCTGGACTCTTGATTTACCGTAAATTACATGTTTCGGCATATATTTGGAATAGGTATGGGGATATAGTCTTTCAAATGTATGAAAAATATTGAGCATGACTATGTTAGATGTGGTACTCTCATCTGATGAGTCTAGGTAATATAGAGTATAAATTGTGCCAGTGTGTCTTCTCCAAGGGGGAGATATTCCTATGATACAAGGTAAACATATAAAATCGGCTTGGTTTTTTTCcgctttttgtctttttgttagTCAATAGAATCTGAAGTCCTAAAAGCCTATGATGACCGAAAAACTTGGAGTTCCTGTTGACCTGAGGGCTATTCAGGTGAAAAACTATTTTGTCTTGGATATTTTATATTTCACTTCTGTTGTCTCTACCATCTTTTGTCTTTtggtaattttgaattttatattccAAGGAAAGGGAAACCCTGCTAGCCTGCTACCGATCCGTCATCGGAGCCcataacatataaattatatgcATGTGTATATAATGTCGATCACGGCCACAGGTTTTTGCCTCTCAAGTATGTGCAACGAAAGCATCCAACTTTGCCCCAACGTTTGCGTCTCTATGATTGTCCCTTTGACCTTTCTTATTCCAGAACCCAAGTTTTCGGGCCCTAAAGGCAACCTATTTTTTCAGCCACGCAGTGTATTTTAAAGGGCCTCGTTTAACTTCTTCACCCACATATGttcatttattttaatcaaaCAGCCAACAAAGTTGGTAGACTTTAATTTCATCAGAAGATCACTACAATTAGATTTACTACTAATTAGTACATTTCAGAAATAGTTTGCAATGCTTTTATATTTTACCCACGACAACGAAGTTCATCAAGTGTTTTATTCACCCAAATTGAATGTTTTCCCTTTCTTTGAGACGTCACCTTCTGCTGAGTAAATGCACATGCGTTTGCATAGACGCAAACAGCATCGGCTCAATCAAATTTGATTATTCCTGTAGTTCAGGGCCTTAATTTAAGTAAACAAATTTAGTAAGGCTAAGAAGAAAAATCTGGTGGCTGGCGGCTTTTGTGTCTTTCTTACTAGTTGCGTGTATGATTAAGATCATCATCATCCTTGACCATCCTGACAAAAGATATATACGATTTCcctctaaaataaattttaattagatttcGGTGCACCAACTTTAACTCAGCAGCAGCCACATCTgacttttttaactttatttccCCCCACTCAATCCCATTAAGAAACTTCTTTCTTCGCCATGGCGTTGCGAAGCGTAATCTTCCTGATTCTAGTCTCCCTTCCAGCTTCACTGGCTTCAGCCAACGATAAGCTATCGGCATATCAAGTTCTTCAACAGTACGACTTCCCAGCAGGCATCCTTCCCAAGGGCGTGAGTGGGTACGAATTGAATAGAGGCACGGGTGAGTTTTCAGCTCATTTGCAGGGAACCTGCAACTTCAAAATTGACTCCTACGAACTGAGTTACAAGTCCACCATACAAGGAGTGATCTCCCCAGGCAGGATCACAAACTTGAAAGGTGTGAGCGTTAAGGTTCTCTTCTTCTGGCTTGACATCGTCCAAGTCATCCATGATGGGGACGAGATGGAATTCTCCGTAGGGATCGCCTCCGCTAACTTCCCTAGTGATAACTTTTACGAGTCTCCACAGTGTGGGTGCGGCTTCGACTGCAATCGGTTCAATGCTTTCGCAGCCGCCTCCATTTAATGAGGTGAGTACTCATCGCCTTATGATAAATTACTTTAGGGTATGTCTTAGGGTTTCGGTCTTTTGGGAAATTTATGGTTATGGTATTAGCATTATAATTAAGTCGGTCAGTTGAGTATGGGTGTGATGAACTGCCAGTTTTAAGTTTTTAACCTAGAGATTTCTTCTGATTTTAACTTTTCATAGTAAATTTATTTCCTACTGAACATGACAAAAATATTAAAGAGAAAGGCAACTTTCTGGAATTGAAGAGATGAAGGATAAAATTCTAAAatgaaaatagatgaaaaataaagagattaagagtaaaaaaagaaattaaaattggtTGAACGCTACAAGGTGATGATGGTTGGACAGAGTAACATTAGTGTAGGTATTTTTGAGGATGGAGGTGATAAGGATAgttatttatacatttttgtggATCTTTACCtatatcatttgattttagttgattctcatttcaatttcagTCTTAATTATCTTGAGTTCTAGATGGTTATATTTGGTCTCTTATCCAAACCTCTGGATGTAATCatccatataatatatatttatatgtaagagAAACTCCAATTGTTAGTGTTGTTTGAGATAATTGTTAGCTTAATCATGAAGGAGCTTCACAATCAGTGCTTGTAAATTGTAATATAATTAAAAGGTACATTGTTGGGGTAAAAGTATTTCCGGTTGtattttactttatatattattcaaaaatagattaattgaaaataaataaaataatttttctattaaaaatttcatgaatttttattattttaatatattctaATCTAGTAAGGTTAAAAGTGCGGGTTTCAATCTTGTTTCTAGATCTTTGTTGTTCGTCTATGGCTTCTTGTGTTAGGTTATTTTAACCCTTTAGGATCTAGTCCATTAATTGTTTCAATCATTCGTATCCAATGTATTACTCCTATGTTACTTTTATTGCACTATTTTTTTAAAACGAGTTTAAACTTTAAAGGGGATGGCATCAATATTGATACTAGTGATGCTATTGATTGTGATCTTGATATGGAGTTGGAGCTTTTTAACTATGATGAATGCGtgatagcaagataaatttgtatttttaatatatttaattttgactaattatcaaataaaatgctattaaatttagatttttcttataaaaaaaaagagttaaattgaaacaaaaagcaAAGAGGAGGGCTTGATTAAAAGATTGAAGTATCAAAGATGATTAgataaagattgaagggttgaagatttttttaaaagtggctggataaagattgaagtatttttgatattgttacaactctgtattagtttaaatttaatttttaaatttaggattatttagtgataatatttagaattatttagtgataatatttaagaaaaatctagcaaaattttagcactaaaagtatatataaatacTTAGTAACTATAAGTCTACAACTAATTTAAACACACTTTACTTTGGACTTCaataaattcttttctttttttttctttccattacCTGCGTCACTTTTCATTATgccattttcatttctttttcttttacttttaacttttggtttaattaccTGTCAAGGCCCTTTCCCTTCCCACTTTCCATAATTCTATTTAAACCATTTATTACGATTCTTTTCATGATTAGCTAAACCTTTTTTCAGCTTTAGCTTGAAAATTATTCCAACAAAACAATCGTGAAATTCGAACCcgctcaaaaaaaaaaactctcaacGCAATATTTTCTATCTCTCCGGTATTTAGGATAGTACAAATTCTTCTCTTAAAGTTGATTCAGTTTCAATTCAAAAAGCGCACGTTGGGTTGGAGTTATTTGTGTACAGTTGGAAAGACGAATCGACCGTGCTGTGTTTGAATTCCCGCGAACAAATTGGCGTGTCTAGGTGCGAAAGGCCAGTTGGATTTTGTCAAGGGAGATAGAGATCggatttaaacgacccacgcggttgaggtCGTTGATTCGGGTTGGGCTTTTCAGATCGTAAGATTGTCGAAATCTTAAATTGCGTACACGTGTATCGCAATTAGAAATTTGGCAAGAGTTAGTTTGCAGGTCGTACCGAGATTGACTA is part of the Gossypium hirsutum isolate 1008001.06 chromosome D11, Gossypium_hirsutum_v2.1, whole genome shotgun sequence genome and encodes:
- the LOC107912365 gene encoding uncharacterized protein At5g01610 — encoded protein: MALRSVIFLILVSLPASLASANDKLSAYQVLQQYDFPAGILPKGVSGYELNRGTGEFSAHLQGTCNFKIDSYELSYKSTIQGVISPGRITNLKGVSVKVLFFWLDIVQVIHDGDEMEFSVGIASANFPSDNFYESPQCGCGFDCNRFNAFAAASI
- the LOC107912364 gene encoding exocyst complex component SEC15B; this encodes MKSTRPRRKMAPATADAGDSGEKLEQLLISSAICNGEDLGPFVRKAFASGRPETLLHHLRHFSRSKESEIEEVCKAHYQDFILAVDDLRSLLSDVDSLKSSLYDSNSRLQSVGGPLLSSLDSFVEAQNVSKNVDYALQSVTLCIKLMELCSRANHHLSNGSFYMALKCLDSIENDFQDKTPSSTLKKMLESKIPEIRSHIERKISKEFGDWLVEIRVVSRNLGQLAIGQASAARQRAEDLRTKQRQAEEQSRLSLRDCVYALEDDEEEEGLGGYENEGYSYGNNSVLGFDLTPLYRAYHIHQTLGLEDRFKQYYFENRKLQLTSDFQVSSMTPFLESHQTFFAQIAGFFIVEDRILRTGGGLISKTEVENLWETAVSKMCSVLEDQFSRMQTANHLLLIKDYVSLLGVTLRRYGYTVGALLDVLSKHRDKYHELLLSDCRKQISEALAADKFEQMLMKKEYEYSMNVLSFQIQTSDIIPAFPYVAPFSSTVPDCCRIVRSFIEDSVSFMSYGEQLDFYNVKKYLDRLLSEVLDGALLKLISSSVHGVSQAMQVAANMAVFERACDFFFRHAAQLSGIPLRMVEKGKRQFPLNKSRDAAEEMLSGMLKTKVDGFMTLIENVNWMTDEPSQGGNEYVNEVLIYLETLVSTAQQILPPQVLKRVLQDVLSHISEKIVYTLLGDLVKRFNVNAIIGLDVDIRLLESFADNLAPLFSEGDANQLKNALAESRQLINLLLSSHPENFLNPVIRERSYNALDYRKVMTISEKLRDPSDRLFGTFGSRGAKQNSKKKSLDALIKRLRDVS